Proteins encoded by one window of Roseibium sp. Sym1:
- a CDS encoding precorrin-8X methylmutase, with translation MISSYEYERDPAAIYRQSFSIVRAEAELSHLPVGLHPVAIRLIHACGMTDLPKDLAWSADILDAAQAAFSAGAPVFCDVEMVVHGIIRARLPETTDVLCTLNDGKVPGMANALGTTRSAAAVELWRDRLEGAVVAIGNAPTALYHLLEMIAAGGPKPALILGFPVGFVGAAESKDALAGNPFGVPFLAVRGRRGGSAMAAAAVNALAAGLPEER, from the coding sequence ATGATCTCGTCCTACGAATACGAGAGGGATCCGGCGGCAATCTACCGCCAGTCCTTCTCGATCGTGCGGGCGGAAGCCGAGCTGTCGCATCTGCCGGTCGGATTGCACCCGGTCGCGATCAGGCTGATCCATGCCTGCGGCATGACCGACCTGCCGAAGGATCTCGCCTGGTCGGCGGACATCCTGGACGCCGCGCAAGCCGCCTTTTCCGCCGGCGCGCCGGTCTTTTGCGACGTCGAGATGGTCGTCCACGGCATCATTCGCGCGCGCCTGCCCGAAACCACCGACGTGCTGTGCACGCTGAATGACGGCAAGGTGCCCGGGATGGCAAACGCGCTTGGCACGACCCGCTCGGCGGCGGCGGTCGAACTCTGGCGGGATCGCCTGGAAGGCGCGGTCGTTGCCATCGGCAATGCACCGACGGCGCTCTATCATCTTCTGGAAATGATCGCGGCCGGCGGACCGAAGCCGGCGTTGATCCTGGGTTTTCCCGTCGGCTTTGTCGGTGCGGCGGAATCGAAGGACGCGCTTGCGGGCAATCCGTTCGGCGTTCCTTTTCTTGCCGTGCGCGGCCGCCGTGGCGGCTCGGCGATGGCCGCGGCCGCCGTCAACGCGCTGGCCGCCGGTCTGCCGGAGGAGCGCTGA
- the cbiE gene encoding precorrin-6y C5,15-methyltransferase (decarboxylating) subunit CbiE codes for MSAPWLTLVGIGEDGVLAPGGADALAQAEIVYGGARHLELAGDIPGEKRPWPSPFSSVFEELAALRHRSVAVLATGDPMWFGIGSSLLGHFEPQDMTVLPSLSAFQLAASRMGWALQETDCLSVHGRSVDMLRAALYPGARLLVLTSNGATPREVADLLADEGYGRTRMTVLEHIGGTRERRVAGTAETWSETVADFHTLALDVVADAGFRFRGRTPGLADDAFRHDGKMTKQDIRAVTLAELKPYPGALLWDIGAGCGSVAIEWLRAAPRTRAIGLEPQDERRRLAAENAVALGVPHLDLKDATAPEGLKGLPAPDAVFIGGGLTVPGVVEAALNALKPGGRLVANAVTLESEVVLLGAYQGLGGTLKKLSVHRASAVGGLTGWRPLMPVTQWSFTKP; via the coding sequence ATGAGCGCGCCCTGGCTGACACTCGTCGGCATCGGCGAGGACGGTGTGCTCGCGCCCGGCGGGGCAGACGCCCTCGCCCAGGCCGAGATTGTCTATGGCGGCGCGCGTCACCTGGAGCTTGCCGGCGATATCCCGGGCGAAAAGCGCCCCTGGCCGAGCCCGTTTTCGTCGGTGTTCGAAGAACTTGCGGCACTCAGGCACAGGAGCGTCGCCGTGCTGGCAACCGGCGACCCGATGTGGTTCGGCATCGGGTCTTCGCTGCTCGGGCATTTCGAGCCGCAGGACATGACCGTGCTGCCGTCGCTTTCTGCCTTCCAGCTGGCCGCAAGCCGCATGGGCTGGGCGTTGCAGGAGACGGATTGCCTGTCGGTTCACGGCCGCTCCGTCGACATGCTGCGTGCCGCGCTTTATCCAGGCGCGCGGCTCCTGGTCCTGACCAGCAACGGCGCCACCCCGCGCGAGGTGGCAGATCTGCTGGCCGATGAAGGCTATGGCCGCACCCGAATGACGGTGCTGGAGCACATTGGCGGGACACGGGAACGCCGGGTTGCGGGGACAGCAGAGACCTGGTCGGAGACCGTCGCCGACTTTCACACACTCGCGCTGGACGTGGTTGCCGATGCGGGGTTCCGTTTCCGTGGCCGCACGCCGGGCCTCGCCGACGATGCCTTCCGTCATGACGGCAAGATGACCAAGCAGGACATTCGCGCCGTTACCCTGGCGGAGCTGAAACCCTATCCCGGCGCCTTGCTGTGGGACATCGGCGCCGGCTGCGGCTCGGTTGCCATCGAGTGGCTGCGCGCCGCCCCGCGCACCCGCGCAATCGGCCTGGAGCCGCAAGACGAGCGCCGCAGGCTGGCTGCCGAAAACGCGGTCGCCCTCGGTGTGCCGCACCTGGACCTGAAAGACGCCACGGCGCCGGAGGGACTGAAAGGCCTGCCGGCACCGGACGCGGTCTTCATCGGCGGCGGGCTGACGGTTCCCGGCGTCGTCGAAGCCGCTCTGAACGCGCTCAAGCCTGGTGGCAGGCTCGTCGCCAATGCCGTGACGCTTGAAAGCGAAGTCGTTCTGCTGGGCGCCTACCAGGGCCTTGGCGGCACCTTGAAGAAACTCTCCGTGCACCGCGCCAGCGCCGTCGGCGGCTTGACCGGCTGGCGTCCGCTGATGCCCGTGACCCAATGGAGCTTCACCAAGCCATGA
- the cobI gene encoding precorrin-2 C(20)-methyltransferase, with protein sequence MSGTLYGIGLGPGDPELMTLKAHRLIAGAKVIAYPAPDSGESFARSIAAGALPDGVREIPIVVPMRVDRFPAQEIYDKAAGEIAAVLETGEDVVTLCEGDPFFFGSFMYLFERLSDRFAIEVVPGVTSLTACAAQLQRPLTARNDVLTVIPGPLPDMDIRTKIEEAQAVAIMKVGRHLPRLKALLDGMGLLERAGYVERASLPEQKVHRLVDLQVDTAPYFSMILIYKGDEAWTLPPSYSS encoded by the coding sequence ATGAGCGGAACCCTTTACGGCATCGGTCTCGGCCCCGGCGATCCGGAGCTGATGACACTGAAGGCGCACCGGCTGATTGCCGGTGCCAAGGTGATCGCCTATCCGGCCCCCGACAGCGGCGAAAGCTTTGCCCGCTCGATCGCCGCCGGCGCCTTGCCTGACGGCGTGCGCGAGATCCCGATCGTCGTGCCGATGCGGGTCGACCGGTTCCCGGCGCAGGAGATCTACGACAAGGCCGCCGGCGAGATCGCGGCGGTTCTGGAGACCGGCGAGGATGTCGTCACCCTGTGCGAGGGCGACCCGTTCTTCTTCGGCTCCTTCATGTACCTGTTCGAGCGGCTGTCGGACCGGTTTGCCATCGAGGTCGTGCCGGGCGTCACGTCGCTGACCGCCTGCGCCGCCCAGCTGCAACGGCCACTGACCGCCCGCAACGACGTCCTGACCGTCATTCCCGGTCCACTGCCGGACATGGACATCCGGACGAAGATCGAAGAGGCCCAGGCTGTCGCCATCATGAAGGTCGGCCGCCACCTGCCGCGCCTCAAGGCGCTGCTCGACGGCATGGGCCTGCTTGAAAGGGCCGGTTACGTCGAACGGGCCAGCCTGCCGGAACAGAAAGTTCACCGCCTCGTCGATCTTCAGGTGGACACCGCCCCCTATTTTTCCATGATCCTCATCTACAAGGGAGACGAAGCGTGGACGCTTCCCCCATCCTACTCGTCCTGA
- the cobJ gene encoding precorrin-3B C(17)-methyltransferase yields MDASPILLVLNEAGLGAAEEIAKRFSTARIHGLAGRVPSADTQFNETIDHIRLLFQAGHPIVGFCASGILIRALAPILSDKTTEPPVIAISEDGSSVVPLLGGHRGANELARLLAKALGGHAAITTAGDTKLGIALDAPPKGWRLANPDDAKPVMAELLSGASVRIEGRADWLRDARLSEAEDAAITLVATEQPDEGGPTRLVYHPQRYAVGVGCARGCEAQELIDLVEAQLAEADIAPGAVACVATIDLKADEAAVNALADHLGVALRVFSAEELQRETPRLKNPSNVVFKEVGCYGVCEGAALAAGGPFATLKVEKQKTENATCAITRSPKTIDLSMAGRPRGHLSVIGIGPGKDDWRTPEATKLLAAATDVVGYSLYLDLVENHITGKTHHNFPLGAEEERVRFALEEAGKGKNVALISSGDAGIYAMGSLVYELLHRNEEYGGVSDAAKRVSVTNAPGISALQACSARIGAPLGHDFCAISLSDLLTPWEVIERRLKAAAEGDFVIAFYNPVSKRRRTQLAAAREILLEHRSAATPVILGVNLGRPEESIRVTSLHALSVDDVDMLTTVLVGSTNTRTVMRGDGKPFVYTPRGYAKRIDAPRAEDLAANPEPAADPAPAEVETEAEKQDAADTKDNT; encoded by the coding sequence GTGGACGCTTCCCCCATCCTACTCGTCCTGAACGAGGCCGGCCTCGGCGCAGCCGAAGAAATCGCCAAACGCTTTTCGACCGCCCGCATCCACGGGCTGGCCGGACGCGTGCCGAGCGCGGACACCCAGTTCAACGAGACCATCGACCATATCCGGCTGCTGTTCCAGGCCGGGCACCCGATCGTCGGTTTCTGTGCCAGCGGCATCCTGATCCGCGCACTGGCGCCGATCCTGTCGGACAAGACCACGGAGCCGCCGGTGATCGCGATTTCCGAGGACGGTTCCAGCGTTGTGCCGCTGCTCGGCGGCCATCGCGGCGCCAACGAACTTGCGCGCCTGCTGGCCAAGGCGCTCGGCGGCCATGCGGCGATCACGACCGCCGGGGACACCAAGCTCGGCATTGCCCTGGACGCTCCGCCCAAGGGCTGGCGGCTCGCCAACCCGGACGACGCCAAGCCGGTGATGGCCGAGCTTCTGTCCGGCGCGAGCGTCCGCATCGAAGGCCGCGCCGACTGGCTGCGCGACGCCAGGCTCAGCGAAGCCGAGGACGCCGCGATCACCCTGGTCGCCACGGAACAGCCCGACGAGGGCGGACCGACAAGGCTGGTCTACCATCCGCAGCGCTACGCGGTCGGAGTCGGTTGCGCCAGGGGCTGCGAGGCGCAGGAACTGATCGACCTGGTCGAAGCGCAATTGGCCGAAGCCGATATCGCGCCCGGTGCCGTCGCCTGTGTCGCGACCATCGACCTGAAGGCGGATGAAGCCGCCGTCAACGCCCTGGCGGACCATCTCGGCGTGGCCCTGCGGGTGTTTTCCGCCGAAGAGCTGCAGCGCGAGACGCCCCGGCTGAAAAACCCGTCCAACGTCGTCTTCAAGGAAGTCGGCTGTTACGGCGTTTGTGAAGGCGCGGCGCTTGCCGCCGGCGGGCCCTTTGCCACGCTCAAGGTGGAAAAGCAGAAGACCGAGAACGCCACCTGCGCCATCACGCGCTCGCCGAAGACGATCGACCTTTCGATGGCCGGCCGTCCCCGGGGACATCTGTCCGTCATCGGCATTGGTCCGGGCAAGGACGACTGGCGCACGCCCGAGGCAACCAAGCTTCTGGCAGCGGCGACCGACGTGGTCGGTTATTCGCTCTATCTCGACCTGGTGGAGAACCACATCACCGGCAAGACGCACCACAATTTCCCGCTCGGCGCGGAAGAAGAACGGGTCCGTTTCGCGCTGGAAGAGGCCGGCAAGGGCAAGAATGTTGCGCTGATTTCTTCCGGAGATGCCGGCATCTACGCCATGGGGTCGCTGGTCTATGAGCTGCTCCACCGGAACGAGGAATATGGCGGTGTCTCGGATGCGGCCAAGCGCGTCAGCGTCACCAACGCGCCGGGCATTTCCGCCCTGCAGGCCTGTTCGGCCCGCATCGGCGCGCCGCTTGGCCATGATTTCTGCGCCATTTCGCTCTCCGACCTGCTGACCCCCTGGGAGGTCATCGAACGGCGCCTGAAGGCCGCTGCCGAGGGGGACTTCGTCATCGCCTTCTACAATCCGGTTTCCAAGCGCCGGCGCACCCAGCTGGCCGCTGCCAGGGAGATCCTCCTGGAACACCGGTCCGCGGCAACGCCGGTCATTCTGGGCGTCAATCTCGGCCGGCCGGAAGAAAGCATCCGCGTCACCAGCCTGCACGCACTCAGCGTCGACGATGTCGACATGCTGACCACCGTGCTGGTCGGCTCGACCAACACCCGCACCGTCATGCGCGGCGACGGCAAGCCCTTCGTCTACACGCCGCGCGGTTACGCCAAGCGGATCGACGCCCCGCGCGCGGAGGATCTTGCCGCGAATCCTGAACCGGCCGCCGACCCCGCTCCGGCGGAAGTCGAGACCGAGGCCGAAAAGCAAGACGCTGCAGACACGAAAGACAACACATGA
- the cobM gene encoding precorrin-4 C(11)-methyltransferase encodes MTVHFIGAGPGDPDLITVRGLKLIQSCPVCLYAGSLVPEQVVAAAPDGARVIDTAPMTLDEIIEEIKAAHDRGQDVARVHSGDPSIYGATAEQMRRLNALGIDYDVTPGVPAFAAAAAALKKELTIPEVAQTIIVTRTAMQSSAMPNNEDLDTLGKSGATLAIHLSIRNLREVERQLTPHYGADCPVIVAYRVGWPDEAFIHGTLSTIAGKVRAAKITRTALVFVGHALEPDADFRDSALYDADHVHVLRPKKKAKA; translated from the coding sequence ATGACCGTTCATTTCATCGGCGCCGGACCGGGCGATCCAGACCTCATCACCGTGCGTGGACTGAAACTGATCCAGTCCTGCCCGGTCTGCCTTTATGCCGGTTCGCTGGTGCCGGAACAGGTGGTCGCGGCCGCGCCGGACGGCGCACGTGTCATCGACACCGCGCCGATGACGCTCGACGAGATCATCGAGGAGATCAAGGCCGCCCATGACCGGGGCCAAGACGTTGCCCGGGTCCATTCCGGCGATCCGTCCATCTATGGCGCGACGGCGGAACAGATGCGCCGGCTGAACGCGCTCGGCATCGACTATGACGTCACTCCGGGCGTGCCGGCCTTTGCCGCCGCCGCGGCAGCGCTGAAGAAGGAACTGACCATTCCGGAAGTGGCGCAGACGATCATCGTCACGCGCACGGCGATGCAGTCCTCAGCCATGCCGAACAACGAGGATCTCGATACACTCGGCAAGAGCGGCGCGACGCTGGCCATCCACCTGTCGATCCGCAACCTGCGCGAGGTCGAGCGCCAGTTGACGCCGCATTACGGGGCCGACTGCCCGGTGATCGTCGCCTACCGGGTCGGCTGGCCGGACGAGGCCTTCATCCACGGTACCCTGTCGACCATCGCCGGCAAGGTGCGCGCCGCCAAGATCACCCGCACCGCGCTGGTGTTTGTCGGCCATGCACTGGAACCGGACGCCGATTTCCGCGACAGCGCCCTTTACGACGCCGACCACGTGCATGTGCTGCGGCCGAAGAAGAAGGCGAAGGCCTGA
- a CDS encoding arylsulfatase, which yields MRILASLTAMAFAVLGQTAFAQEENRPNILVIWGDDVGWSNLSSYGDGVMGYRTPNIDRIADEGIRFVDHYAQPSCTAGRAAFITGQYPIRSGMTTVGQPGSALGLQAASPSLAEELKKVGYRTGQFGKNHLGDRNEHLPTAHGFDEFFGNLYHLNTQEEAEQRDYQRFGEAFSGSLEAYEEQFGTRGVLHSFATEDDDPTEDPRFGRVGKQTIEDTGPLTQERMKTFDAGEVIPKALDFMGSAQEAGEPFFVWLNPSRMHLYTRLNDEWRYAAEEFTSEADLYGSGLLQHDHDIGLVLDWLDENGLSDNTIVWYSTDNGPEHASWPHGGTTPFRGEKMTTYEGGIRVPSMVRWPGELEAGKVLNGIQGHQDMFTSLAAAAGIEDVNQEVLASKEQYIDGVNNLPYWKGEEDASRRTHIFHYYESKLTAVRMGPWKFHFSTKEDYYADVLPRTVPLVFNIRMDPYESYDTTDAYGHLMQKVSWLIQPMGMLMQQHLQSLADYPPVQGGASFDMSNVVEQFINKPRQ from the coding sequence GTGCGTATTCTAGCTTCTCTGACCGCGATGGCGTTCGCGGTTCTAGGTCAAACCGCGTTTGCCCAGGAAGAAAACCGTCCAAACATCCTTGTCATCTGGGGAGACGATGTCGGCTGGTCCAATCTGTCCTCCTATGGCGACGGGGTTATGGGGTACAGGACTCCGAATATCGACCGGATTGCCGACGAAGGCATCAGGTTCGTTGATCACTATGCCCAGCCGAGCTGTACCGCGGGCCGGGCAGCCTTCATCACCGGGCAGTACCCGATCCGCTCCGGCATGACCACGGTCGGACAGCCGGGGTCGGCGCTTGGCTTGCAGGCGGCCTCGCCGTCGCTCGCCGAGGAGCTGAAAAAAGTGGGCTACCGGACGGGCCAGTTCGGGAAGAACCATCTTGGCGACCGCAACGAGCACTTGCCGACAGCCCATGGCTTCGACGAGTTTTTCGGCAATCTCTATCACCTGAACACACAGGAAGAGGCCGAACAGCGGGACTACCAGCGCTTTGGCGAAGCCTTCTCCGGCAGTCTGGAAGCCTATGAGGAGCAGTTCGGTACACGGGGTGTTCTGCACAGCTTCGCCACCGAAGACGACGATCCGACCGAGGATCCGCGCTTCGGCCGGGTCGGCAAGCAGACCATCGAGGACACCGGTCCGCTGACCCAGGAACGCATGAAGACTTTCGACGCCGGAGAGGTCATTCCCAAGGCGCTGGATTTCATGGGCAGCGCACAGGAAGCCGGGGAACCGTTTTTCGTCTGGCTCAATCCGAGCCGGATGCATCTCTATACCCGCCTGAATGACGAATGGCGTTACGCGGCCGAGGAATTCACGTCCGAAGCCGATCTCTACGGCTCCGGTCTCCTGCAGCATGACCACGATATCGGTCTGGTGCTGGACTGGCTGGATGAAAACGGCCTGAGCGACAACACCATTGTCTGGTATTCAACCGACAACGGACCGGAACATGCCTCCTGGCCGCATGGCGGCACCACGCCGTTCCGCGGCGAGAAAATGACCACCTACGAAGGCGGCATTCGTGTGCCTTCCATGGTCCGCTGGCCCGGCGAGCTGGAAGCCGGCAAGGTGCTCAATGGCATCCAGGGCCACCAGGATATGTTCACGTCTCTTGCGGCAGCAGCCGGGATCGAGGATGTCAATCAGGAGGTGCTTGCAAGCAAGGAACAGTATATCGACGGCGTCAACAACCTGCCCTACTGGAAGGGCGAGGAGGACGCGTCCCGCCGCACCCACATCTTTCACTACTACGAGAGCAAACTGACGGCGGTTCGCATGGGCCCGTGGAAGTTCCATTTCTCGACCAAGGAAGACTATTACGCCGACGTGCTGCCGAGGACCGTGCCACTGGTGTTCAACATTCGCATGGACCCCTATGAGAGCTACGACACGACGGATGCCTACGGGCACCTGATGCAGAAAGTGTCCTGGCTGATTCAGCCCATGGGCATGCTCATGCAACAGCATCTGCAGTCACTGGCCGACTATCCGCCAGTGCAGGGCGGGGCGTCCTTCGACATGTCGAACGTCGTAGAACAGTTCATCAACAAGCCGAGACAATAA
- a CDS encoding class I SAM-dependent DNA methyltransferase has translation MPDENPLLKEAISLGGDPDAIRAFYQGWSDHYDDDMLLAIGYVGAKIAAEALVKHVSDTALVLDAGCGTGLVGIELIKRKWNLTIDGIDLTQAMLDAARSKGAYRKLNIADMSGPLYEIDDDVYDGIVSAGVFTNGHVGPAGLDELIRVAKPGAPIVLTVRDSAWEADGFKDKIGQLEKDGRTKTLEITHSPYHTKEDIFCQLVVLEVV, from the coding sequence ATGCCGGACGAAAACCCGCTCTTGAAAGAGGCGATTTCCCTTGGGGGCGATCCCGATGCCATTCGCGCGTTCTATCAGGGCTGGTCGGATCACTACGACGACGACATGCTGCTGGCCATCGGCTATGTCGGCGCGAAAATCGCGGCCGAAGCGCTGGTGAAACATGTCTCCGACACGGCGCTCGTGCTGGATGCCGGCTGCGGTACGGGCCTTGTCGGGATCGAACTGATCAAGCGCAAATGGAACCTGACCATCGACGGCATCGACCTGACCCAGGCGATGCTCGACGCGGCCCGCAGCAAGGGTGCCTACCGCAAGCTCAACATCGCCGACATGTCCGGCCCGCTCTACGAGATCGATGACGACGTCTATGACGGCATCGTCAGCGCCGGCGTGTTCACCAACGGCCATGTCGGGCCGGCGGGGCTTGACGAGCTGATCCGTGTCGCCAAGCCGGGCGCGCCCATTGTCCTGACCGTGCGCGACAGCGCCTGGGAAGCAGACGGCTTCAAGGACAAGATCGGGCAACTGGAAAAGGACGGCAGGACGAAGACGCTGGAGATCACCCACAGCCCCTATCACACCAAGGAAGATATCTTCTGCCAACTGGTGGTGCTGGAAGTGGTTTAG
- a CDS encoding cobyrinate a,c-diamide synthase, which produces MPAELGPSQPRGLLIAAPSSGAGKTTLTLALLRALKTAGRSVVSAKSGPDYIDPKFHEAASGASCLNLDAWAMTPETLKALAGDHASGHDLLVVEGAMGLFDGAANGSGSAADLAALLGLPVVLVVDCARQAQSVAALVHGFRTFRQDVTIAGVILNRVGSPRHEAMLRAALEARNVRVLGALPRSDALVLPERHLGLVQAGEHPDLDAFLDSAATLCRAHVDLAGLERKAAPVAPSATAARHLPGPLGQRMAVARDTAFAFAYPHLLDFWRQEGAEISLFSPLVDEAPAPDTDAVYLPGGYPELHAGTLAQASTFKSGMRAASRSGKLIYGECGGYMTLGTGLIDADGTCHEMLGLLPLETSFQTRRRHLGYRRLQPLGGLPWTEPLTAHEFHYASIVSEGAADRLFAAQDAEGTRLDDMGLRSGAVMGSYAHVIATA; this is translated from the coding sequence ATGCCGGCTGAGCTTGGCCCCTCGCAACCACGCGGCCTGCTGATCGCCGCGCCGTCCTCAGGCGCCGGCAAGACCACGCTGACCCTGGCCTTGCTGCGCGCTCTGAAGACAGCTGGCCGGTCGGTCGTTTCAGCCAAGTCCGGCCCCGATTACATCGACCCGAAATTCCATGAAGCCGCCAGCGGCGCGTCCTGCCTCAATCTCGATGCCTGGGCGATGACGCCCGAAACGCTCAAGGCGCTGGCCGGCGATCACGCAAGCGGACATGATCTCCTGGTCGTCGAAGGGGCGATGGGCCTTTTTGACGGTGCCGCCAATGGCAGCGGCTCCGCCGCAGATCTCGCCGCACTGCTCGGCTTGCCGGTGGTCCTGGTGGTCGACTGCGCCAGGCAGGCTCAGTCCGTCGCCGCGCTGGTCCACGGTTTCCGGACCTTCCGGCAGGATGTGACGATCGCCGGCGTCATTCTCAACCGGGTCGGCAGCCCGCGCCACGAAGCCATGTTGCGCGCCGCACTCGAGGCCCGGAATGTCAGGGTGCTGGGGGCATTGCCGCGTTCGGACGCGCTGGTCCTGCCCGAGCGCCATCTCGGACTGGTCCAGGCGGGCGAGCATCCGGACCTGGACGCCTTTCTGGACAGCGCCGCAACGCTCTGCCGCGCTCATGTCGATCTGGCCGGCCTGGAAAGGAAGGCTGCCCCGGTGGCGCCCTCGGCAACGGCGGCACGGCACCTGCCCGGACCGCTCGGTCAGCGAATGGCGGTCGCCCGCGACACCGCCTTCGCCTTTGCCTACCCGCATCTGCTGGACTTCTGGCGGCAGGAAGGCGCGGAGATCTCGCTGTTCTCGCCGCTCGTGGATGAGGCCCCGGCACCGGATACGGATGCGGTCTATCTGCCCGGCGGCTATCCGGAACTGCACGCAGGAACACTGGCACAGGCGTCGACGTTCAAGTCCGGCATGAGGGCGGCAAGCCGGTCGGGAAAGCTGATCTATGGCGAGTGCGGCGGCTACATGACCCTCGGCACCGGCCTCATCGATGCGGACGGAACGTGCCACGAGATGCTGGGTCTCCTGCCTCTGGAAACCTCGTTCCAGACCCGCAGGCGCCACCTCGGTTACAGACGGCTACAGCCGCTTGGCGGCCTGCCCTGGACGGAGCCGCTGACGGCCCACGAGTTCCACTATGCCTCGATTGTCTCGGAAGGCGCGGCGGACCGGCTGTTCGCCGCACAAGATGCGGAAGGCACCAGGCTTGATGACATGGGCCTGCGCAGCGGTGCCGTCATGGGCTCCTATGCGCATGTGATCGCGACTGCCTAG
- the cobA gene encoding uroporphyrinogen-III C-methyltransferase, producing MNINENHTVLPAGLPEFEPGWVWLAGAGPGDPGLLTLHALNGLRQADVVVFDALVDQSILDWVKPGAVTDYAGKRGGKPSPKQRDITLKLIDHAREGKRVLRLKGGDPFVFGRGGEEALGLVEAGVPFRIIPGITAGIGGLAYAGIPATHRDCNQAVTFLTGHDQTGLTPDAVNWDGIAKGSPVIVMYMAMKHLETIAGKLIAGGRSVDEPVGIVCNASLSSQEVLETTLGSCFADAKAAGIEPPAIVCVGEVVRLRKGLDWLGALSGKVLESDPLGLRANRHSADAG from the coding sequence ATGAACATCAACGAGAACCACACTGTGCTGCCGGCCGGCCTGCCGGAGTTCGAACCGGGCTGGGTCTGGCTTGCCGGAGCGGGGCCGGGAGATCCCGGCCTGTTGACCCTGCATGCGCTGAACGGTCTGCGCCAGGCCGATGTTGTCGTTTTCGATGCACTGGTTGACCAGAGCATCCTGGACTGGGTGAAACCCGGCGCCGTCACCGATTATGCCGGCAAGCGCGGCGGCAAGCCGAGCCCGAAACAGCGCGACATCACGCTCAAGCTGATCGACCATGCAAGGGAAGGCAAACGCGTGTTGCGCCTCAAGGGCGGCGATCCGTTCGTCTTCGGCCGGGGCGGTGAGGAGGCTCTCGGCCTGGTCGAGGCAGGCGTGCCGTTCCGGATCATTCCCGGCATCACCGCGGGCATCGGCGGTCTCGCCTATGCCGGCATTCCGGCGACGCACCGCGACTGCAACCAGGCGGTCACTTTCCTGACCGGCCATGACCAGACCGGCCTGACACCGGACGCGGTCAATTGGGACGGCATTGCCAAGGGCTCGCCGGTGATCGTCATGTACATGGCGATGAAGCACCTGGAAACCATAGCCGGCAAACTGATTGCCGGTGGACGGTCTGTGGATGAACCTGTGGGCATCGTGTGCAATGCGTCCCTGTCCAGTCAGGAGGTTCTGGAGACGACGCTCGGCAGCTGCTTCGCCGATGCCAAGGCCGCCGGCATAGAGCCGCCGGCCATCGTCTGTGTCGGTGAGGTGGTGCGCCTGCGCAAGGGGCTCGACTGGCTGGGGGCGCTGTCCGGCAAGGTTCTGGAAAGCGATCCGCTGGGGCTGCGTGCCAACCGCCATTCGGCCGATGCCGGCTGA